Proteins encoded by one window of Halodesulfovibrio sp. MK-HDV:
- a CDS encoding methyl-accepting chemotaxis protein has product MRLRTKLTLFSICIGLLPLLAMGTYSVHTAAVSLEESSFSQLRSTQDAQRRHIQALFDTWKREAIIFSKVKEVYNAIGMLRDATYTAVKGEPLELDEEYENIYQYVAPSFLPFVEEMGFEDALLMDDYGRIIFSVKRGKELGGDFQHGTHSGSPLSVAWARAMEGEVCFTDIAPFAQDNNTPAAFITAPVYSYTQEILGVAVLRLPVNQLSVLINDKDSSSKSDSYLVGADNLMRSDLARAPQTHSLKNSFANPSTGRATQKAIALALSGKSGTLIDKSFDGNEYATAHSPIQFGSNTWAIISELPTSIAFAAVQELRYATLILGIASTLTILIATFSMIHLSLVKPFQRILTFAKEISDGNLSARLDYKFTGEIAELAAGMLHMVNQLKEKLGFSESILAGLTHPCIITDNENKIVFANTQFTSLVDSAKEPSFFIGKPAAALLENSEESTQHVLREQQAILNVEQHWTTAANITRIVRVDCAPLYDMDKQLIGSIVLASDLTDIRTKEQRIQHQHTKMLEVAEQAENIASNVSTEAITLSGQVEQIGVGSRLQISKLKEATDIVDDMNTVLEHSASFAEDAVKNAQSAKAKAEHGAGVMEQTASAMQKVQNLSSELKESMHEFGSQTAGIGDLIGVISEIADQTNLLALNAAIEAARAGDSGRGFAVVADEVRKLAERTMDATTTVNKSIDTIRTQITNNISSTNAAVEAVAESTRLVEASSEALQDITSLSTSMGDHIERIAQFSRTHSDQQSTILTSVTAINEVATETGQGMGESEKVIKALASNSSELSKLIGTLRG; this is encoded by the coding sequence ATGCGGCTACGCACCAAACTGACTCTTTTCAGTATTTGCATCGGTCTCCTCCCGTTGCTTGCTATGGGCACATACAGTGTGCACACCGCAGCAGTCAGCCTTGAAGAAAGCTCCTTTTCCCAACTCCGGTCTACACAGGATGCGCAGCGCCGACACATTCAAGCGCTGTTCGATACGTGGAAACGGGAGGCAATCATCTTTTCCAAAGTAAAAGAAGTGTACAACGCCATCGGCATGCTTCGTGACGCGACATACACTGCCGTAAAAGGTGAGCCACTGGAGCTGGATGAGGAGTACGAAAACATCTATCAATATGTTGCCCCGTCATTCCTTCCTTTTGTAGAAGAAATGGGCTTTGAAGATGCCTTACTTATGGACGATTACGGAAGAATCATTTTTTCAGTAAAACGCGGAAAAGAACTTGGCGGCGACTTCCAGCACGGAACACACAGTGGTTCACCACTTTCAGTCGCATGGGCAAGGGCAATGGAAGGGGAAGTTTGCTTTACTGACATCGCCCCGTTTGCACAGGACAACAACACTCCCGCCGCCTTCATCACAGCCCCTGTTTACAGCTACACACAAGAAATCTTAGGCGTTGCCGTTCTGAGATTGCCAGTCAATCAGCTCTCAGTCCTTATTAATGATAAAGACAGCTCGAGCAAAAGTGATTCCTACCTCGTAGGAGCTGACAATCTTATGCGCTCCGATCTTGCACGCGCACCACAGACTCATAGCCTAAAAAATTCATTTGCAAATCCGTCCACAGGGCGCGCCACACAAAAAGCTATAGCCCTCGCACTTTCCGGAAAAAGCGGAACTCTGATTGACAAAAGCTTTGATGGAAACGAATACGCAACAGCACACTCCCCCATTCAATTCGGATCGAACACATGGGCGATAATCAGCGAATTACCCACATCCATTGCATTCGCGGCTGTACAAGAACTACGCTATGCGACCCTCATTCTCGGAATAGCCAGCACACTGACTATACTGATTGCAACTTTCAGTATGATTCACCTATCACTGGTCAAACCATTTCAACGTATTCTCACCTTTGCAAAAGAAATTTCAGACGGCAATCTCTCTGCCCGACTCGACTACAAATTCACCGGAGAAATAGCAGAACTGGCAGCAGGAATGCTCCACATGGTCAATCAGCTGAAGGAAAAGCTCGGCTTCTCAGAAAGCATTCTTGCCGGTCTCACGCACCCGTGCATCATTACCGACAATGAGAACAAAATTGTCTTCGCCAACACACAATTCACTTCTCTTGTCGATTCCGCAAAAGAGCCATCATTCTTTATAGGTAAGCCTGCAGCAGCATTGTTAGAGAATAGTGAGGAATCCACACAACACGTTCTCCGGGAGCAGCAAGCAATCCTCAATGTTGAACAACACTGGACAACTGCGGCTAACATAACGCGTATTGTACGTGTCGACTGCGCCCCGCTGTATGACATGGACAAACAACTCATCGGCTCCATCGTCCTTGCCAGCGACCTCACAGACATACGAACCAAAGAACAACGAATCCAACACCAGCACACTAAAATGCTCGAGGTTGCTGAACAGGCGGAGAACATAGCTTCAAACGTGTCTACAGAAGCCATCACACTATCAGGACAGGTTGAACAGATTGGTGTTGGTTCACGTTTGCAGATTTCAAAACTTAAAGAAGCAACAGACATTGTGGATGATATGAACACAGTGCTTGAACACTCTGCGTCCTTCGCTGAAGACGCAGTAAAGAACGCCCAAAGCGCCAAAGCAAAAGCAGAGCACGGTGCAGGAGTTATGGAACAGACAGCATCCGCCATGCAAAAGGTACAAAACCTTTCCAGCGAACTGAAAGAAAGTATGCACGAATTTGGATCACAGACTGCGGGCATTGGAGATTTAATAGGTGTCATCAGTGAAATCGCAGATCAAACAAACTTACTGGCGCTAAACGCTGCGATTGAAGCAGCACGGGCGGGAGATTCCGGTCGAGGTTTCGCGGTTGTAGCCGACGAAGTTCGCAAACTGGCAGAACGCACTATGGACGCTACAACCACTGTAAATAAAAGTATCGACACTATCCGCACACAAATAACAAACAACATAAGCAGTACGAACGCTGCCGTAGAAGCTGTCGCTGAAAGCACAAGACTTGTTGAGGCATCATCTGAGGCGCTTCAGGATATAACATCTCTGTCTACATCAATGGGTGATCACATTGAACGCATCGCCCAATTCTCCAGAACCCATTCAGACCAGCAGTCAACAATCCTCACAAGCGTTACCGCCATCAATGAAGTTGCTACAGAAACAGGACAAGGCATGGGAGAATCTGAAAAAGTGATCAAAGCCCTTGCCTCAAACTCAAGTGAACTGAGCAAACTCATCGGCACCTTACGCGGATAA